In Pirellulales bacterium, the following proteins share a genomic window:
- a CDS encoding UdgX family uracil-DNA binding protein (This protein belongs to the uracil DNA glycosylase superfamily, members of which act in excision repair of DNA. However, it belongs more specifically to UdgX branch, whose founding member was found to bind uracil in DNA (where it does not belong), without cleaving it, appears to promote DNA repair by a pathway involving RecA, rather than base excision.) — translation MRFASLSRADPTKLHDSAIQFLPSHFSLKSLRESAQGCRGCELFRHATQTVFGSGPAQARLMIIGEVPGDQEDRQGKPFVGPAGKLLVQCLEAAGAARSEVYLTNAVKHFKWEQRGKRRLHTKPSMREIRACRPWLEAEIEVVRPRTIVCLGATAAQTVFDRNFRLTQHLGKLMSSPLAHFVIATYHPSSALRAPDLAERHRIKNRLIHDLKIAVKSAK, via the coding sequence ATGCGATTCGCTTCGCTTTCTCGCGCCGATCCAACGAAACTTCACGATTCGGCCATACAGTTTTTGCCGTCGCACTTTTCGTTGAAATCGCTACGCGAATCGGCCCAGGGATGCCGGGGTTGTGAGCTGTTCCGTCATGCCACCCAAACGGTGTTTGGCAGCGGGCCTGCTCAAGCGCGCCTGATGATCATTGGCGAAGTTCCGGGCGATCAAGAAGATCGCCAAGGAAAGCCTTTTGTGGGTCCGGCCGGAAAATTACTTGTGCAGTGCCTGGAAGCAGCGGGCGCCGCTCGTAGCGAAGTGTATTTGACCAATGCGGTAAAACATTTTAAATGGGAACAGCGTGGCAAACGGCGGTTGCATACGAAACCTAGCATGCGCGAAATTCGGGCCTGTCGCCCCTGGTTAGAAGCGGAAATTGAAGTGGTTCGCCCGCGCACTATAGTCTGTCTAGGCGCGACTGCAGCGCAGACAGTGTTTGATCGTAATTTTAGGCTAACGCAGCACCTGGGTAAATTGATGTCCTCTCCATTGGCGCACTTCGTGATTGCGACCTATCACCCATCATCGGCGTTGCGAGCGCCAGATTTGGCCGAACGGCATCGGATTAAAAACCGATTGATTCACGATCTCAAAATTGCTGTCAAAAGCGCAAAATAA
- a CDS encoding DUF3309 family protein: MLGTILLIVLILLLLGAIPTWPYSRGWGYYPSGGLGLVVLILVILLLTGRI, from the coding sequence ATGCTTGGCACAATTTTGTTGATCGTGTTGATTTTATTGTTGTTGGGCGCCATCCCTACGTGGCCCTATAGCAGGGGCTGGGGATATTATCCAAGTGGCGGACTCGGCTTGGTTGTACTAATCCTTGTAATCCTGTTGCTCACCGGCCGCATTTAG
- a CDS encoding DUF4112 domain-containing protein, with the protein MLSAPDNRDAGQNLSDNRAFAERSTTFHEVTDSDRLAHLEWIAHWLDDGFQIPSLHIRYGWDALVKLVPVIGDTLGLFASLYLFWAFRRFELARVTRMRMAVNIAIDYFVGMIPLIGTVFDVFWKPNVWNVELLRRHLSVTTWDQARRARRSDLCYVIVVGLIAVLILVLIGMGIYWLLAAIVHWLTQNV; encoded by the coding sequence ATGTTATCCGCCCCAGACAATCGTGATGCAGGTCAAAACCTCTCCGACAACAGAGCCTTTGCCGAGCGCTCTACAACTTTTCATGAAGTAACCGATTCCGATCGTCTCGCACATTTAGAATGGATTGCCCATTGGCTGGACGACGGCTTTCAAATTCCTTCCCTACACATTCGTTACGGCTGGGACGCGCTGGTGAAATTAGTTCCCGTAATCGGCGACACCTTGGGCCTATTTGCATCGCTATATTTGTTTTGGGCGTTTCGCCGCTTCGAGCTTGCCCGGGTTACTAGGATGCGAATGGCGGTGAATATTGCAATCGATTATTTCGTCGGCATGATTCCCCTGATTGGCACCGTGTTCGACGTGTTCTGGAAACCGAATGTGTGGAATGTGGAGTTGCTGCGGCGTCATTTATCCGTGACAACTTGGGACCAGGCACGTCGAGCTCGACGAAGCGATTTGTGCTATGTAATTGTTGTTGGTTTAATCGCAGTACTTATTTTGGTGCTTATTGGCATGGGCATCTATTGGTTGTTAGCTGCCATTGTGCATTGGCTGACACAAAACGTTTAA
- a CDS encoding DUF2911 domain-containing protein codes for MSQPKLISLIAAIALLSPLSAFAQRARTSPHDTISTVIDGDRVTLVYGRPYSKDPRSGEVRKIWGKLVPYGKAWRLGADEATLLVTQKPLEIGDTSVPAGAYTLYMVPDENGAKLAISQSLGGWGIPVDEKHDLARVDLKKEPLDKPNDQLAMALEKNPSGGGAIKIMWDDTEYSVPFTVKK; via the coding sequence ATGAGCCAGCCGAAGTTGATTTCTCTCATTGCCGCCATTGCCCTGTTAAGTCCGCTGTCGGCATTTGCCCAACGTGCTCGAACGAGTCCGCATGACACGATCAGCACGGTGATCGACGGCGACCGTGTGACGTTGGTTTATGGCCGGCCATATTCAAAAGATCCGCGCAGCGGCGAAGTTAGAAAAATTTGGGGAAAGCTAGTCCCCTATGGGAAAGCCTGGCGATTGGGCGCCGATGAAGCCACTTTGTTGGTCACTCAAAAGCCGCTCGAGATCGGCGATACTTCGGTTCCAGCCGGTGCGTACACGCTGTATATGGTTCCCGACGAAAACGGCGCCAAATTAGCGATCAGCCAGTCGCTTGGCGGCTGGGGAATTCCGGTTGATGAAAAGCACGATTTGGCCCGCGTCGATTTGAAAAAAGAACCGCTCGATAAACCGAATGATCAACTGGCAATGGCGCTGGAAAAAAATCCCTCGGGCGGAGGCGCGATTAAAATTATGTGGGACGACACGGAGTATTCGGTGCCCTTCACGGTTAAAAAGTGA